In Candidatus Acidiferrales bacterium, a genomic segment contains:
- the serS gene encoding serine--tRNA ligase, with amino-acid sequence MLDLKYIRENTDLVREAIKKKHEKDRLDEIIELDGKRRELLQKSEAIKSERNRIADEVAKLKRQGKDASDFIASGKGKGDQLKTFEDNLREIEQKLDDLVLYVPNVPHQSVPAGDDSNDNVEVRKWGEAAKNFDFKLLDHLSLGEKLGILDFTRGSKVTGAGFPVYIGKGAALERALINFMIDLHVSKHGYTEVFPPFVVNQASMRGTGQLPKLADDMYHCEIDDLYLVPTAEVPVTNLHRDEILAVDQLPVRYVAYSACFRREAGSWGKESRGFLRVHQFNKVELVKFVRPEESYDELEKLVVDVEEVLQLLNIPYRVMLLCAGDLSFSAAKCYDIEVFAPATEARSGWLEASSCSNFESFQARRANIRFKRDPKSKPEFVHTLNGSGLATSRLMVALLENYQTPEGKVVVPKALHEYTGFAVIG; translated from the coding sequence ATGCTTGATTTAAAATATATCCGGGAAAATACTGACCTAGTTAGAGAAGCGATTAAAAAGAAGCATGAAAAGGACCGACTCGACGAGATAATTGAACTCGATGGGAAGAGACGGGAGCTTCTTCAAAAATCCGAAGCTATTAAAAGCGAGCGAAACAGGATAGCTGATGAAGTTGCGAAGTTGAAGCGTCAGGGCAAGGACGCTTCCGATTTCATCGCTTCAGGAAAAGGAAAAGGGGATCAACTAAAAACATTTGAGGACAACCTGCGAGAAATTGAACAAAAACTCGACGACCTCGTCCTGTATGTTCCCAACGTACCGCATCAATCCGTTCCCGCGGGAGACGATTCGAACGACAACGTGGAAGTCAGAAAATGGGGAGAGGCGGCGAAGAATTTCGACTTCAAGCTCCTCGATCATTTAAGCCTCGGCGAGAAGCTGGGGATTCTCGATTTCACCAGGGGCAGCAAGGTTACCGGCGCCGGATTTCCTGTTTACATCGGAAAAGGGGCCGCACTTGAGCGTGCTTTGATAAACTTTATGATCGATTTGCATGTTAGTAAACATGGATATACGGAGGTATTCCCGCCGTTTGTCGTGAACCAAGCGTCGATGCGCGGAACCGGCCAGCTTCCGAAACTCGCCGATGACATGTACCACTGTGAAATCGACGATCTGTATTTGGTTCCGACAGCGGAAGTTCCGGTAACGAATTTGCACCGCGATGAAATATTGGCCGTCGATCAGCTGCCGGTTAGATATGTTGCGTACTCGGCTTGTTTCCGAAGAGAAGCAGGAAGCTGGGGAAAAGAGTCACGCGGCTTTTTGAGAGTACACCAATTTAATAAGGTTGAACTTGTGAAATTTGTCAGGCCGGAAGAATCGTATGATGAGCTTGAGAAGCTAGTTGTGGATGTCGAAGAGGTGTTGCAGTTGTTGAACATACCTTATCGAGTGATGCTCTTATGCGCGGGAGATTTAAGTTTTTCGGCTGCAAAGTGTTATGACATTGAAGTCTTCGCTCCTGCGACGGAAGCGAGGAGCGGCTGGCTCGAGGCCTCGAGTTGTTCCAACTTCGAGAGTTTTCAAGCGAGACGCGCGAATATCAGGTTTAAAAGGGATCCTAAGTCGAAGCCGGAGTTTGTGCATACGCTGAACGGATCCGGACTTGCGACATCGCGGCTGATGGTCGCGCTTCTAGAGAATTATCAAACGCCGGAAGGAAAAGTTGTTGTGCCTAAGGCACTCCATGAATATACAGGATTTGCAGTTATCGGTTGA
- a CDS encoding ABC transporter ATP-binding protein, which produces MKSLLRLFPYLKKYKTTLILGLLTVVLSNIFGNFVPLIVGGAIDQLRSGPSSLKLIEYAALIISLICLSGFFTFLTRQTIIVTSRKIEFDLVNNFYSHVQKLSYSFFLNTPTGDVMAHATNDISAVRNVLGPGIMYTSDTITGFIMVIAIMFSINVRLTLYSLIPLPFVSAAVYYIGKLVNRHFEDVQAQYSSLTARAQETISGVRIVRSYVREDYETERFKSLSRDYLKKNLILAQVQSILWPLMGMLTGAAGVIVIWRGGLDVIFNTLTLGTMVAFLVYLGLLTWPLIAFGWVINIFQRGAASMGRLNKIFDILPEIKDTAETDHSINEIEGTITFKNVSFRFPSKEDYALRNINIEIERGTTLAIVGRTGNGKTTMVNLIPRLLDCTSGEILIDGIPIRKIPIDALRRSIGYVQQETFLFSDTIANNIAYGVEIATNEDIEWAARVSQIQKDIDMFPHKYDTLVGERGITLSGGQKQRVGIARAIMRKPSILILDDALSAVDTYTEEEILSQLKQVMKERTSIIISHRISTVKDADVIIVLDDGAIAETGTHEELVLKNGIYADLYNRQLLEEELQRM; this is translated from the coding sequence ATGAAATCACTTCTTCGCCTTTTTCCTTACCTGAAAAAGTATAAGACGACGTTGATCCTCGGCTTGTTGACGGTGGTACTGTCGAACATCTTCGGCAACTTCGTCCCGTTGATTGTGGGAGGTGCAATCGACCAGTTGAGATCCGGGCCGAGTTCATTGAAACTTATCGAATACGCAGCGCTGATTATCAGCCTGATATGCCTCAGCGGATTTTTCACGTTCCTGACCCGACAAACAATCATCGTTACGTCAAGAAAGATAGAATTCGATCTTGTCAATAATTTTTATTCGCATGTGCAGAAACTTTCATATTCTTTTTTTCTGAATACACCGACCGGAGACGTGATGGCACACGCGACGAACGACATTTCTGCGGTACGCAACGTCCTCGGCCCAGGTATTATGTACACTTCAGATACGATCACCGGCTTCATCATGGTCATCGCGATAATGTTCTCGATCAATGTGAGACTCACTCTCTATTCTTTGATTCCGCTGCCGTTCGTCTCCGCGGCGGTATATTACATCGGGAAGCTCGTCAATCGCCATTTTGAAGACGTGCAGGCCCAATACAGCAGTCTGACCGCGAGAGCACAGGAAACCATTTCCGGAGTGCGAATCGTGCGCTCATATGTCAGGGAAGATTACGAGACCGAACGATTTAAATCACTGAGCCGTGATTACCTGAAGAAAAACCTGATACTGGCACAGGTTCAATCGATTCTCTGGCCGCTCATGGGTATGCTGACGGGGGCCGCCGGAGTTATAGTTATTTGGCGGGGCGGGTTGGACGTCATCTTCAACACACTCACGCTCGGCACCATGGTTGCGTTTTTGGTTTACCTCGGTCTGCTGACCTGGCCGCTCATCGCATTCGGATGGGTCATAAATATTTTCCAGCGTGGCGCCGCCTCGATGGGAAGGCTCAATAAGATCTTCGACATTCTTCCGGAAATTAAAGATACTGCGGAGACCGATCATTCGATTAACGAAATTGAAGGAACAATAACTTTCAAGAATGTCTCTTTTCGATTTCCATCGAAAGAAGACTACGCGCTGCGCAACATAAATATCGAGATCGAGAGAGGTACTACACTCGCAATCGTAGGCAGAACGGGAAACGGAAAAACTACGATGGTCAACCTTATCCCGCGGCTTCTCGATTGCACTTCAGGAGAAATCCTGATCGACGGAATTCCGATCAGGAAAATTCCAATAGATGCTTTAAGAAGAAGCATCGGCTACGTTCAGCAGGAGACCTTCCTTTTCTCCGATACGATCGCGAACAATATTGCGTATGGAGTGGAGATCGCGACCAATGAAGATATCGAATGGGCTGCCAGAGTTTCGCAGATTCAAAAAGACATTGACATGTTTCCCCACAAATATGATACACTTGTCGGTGAAAGAGGAATCACGCTATCCGGCGGCCAGAAACAAAGAGTCGGAATCGCGAGGGCTATTATGAGAAAGCCCAGCATATTGATATTGGACGACGCACTTTCTGCGGTCGATACCTATACCGAAGAGGAGATTTTGTCTCAATTGAAACAGGTGATGAAGGAAAGAACGAGCATCATCATCAGTCACCGGATATCGACGGTGAAAGACGCGGACGTGATTATCGTGCTCGACGACGGTGCGATAGCAGAGACGGGAACTCACGAAGAACTCGTTTTGAAGAACGGAATATATGCCGATCTTTACAACCGCCAGCTTCTCGAAGAAGAGCTGCAGCGTATGTAA
- a CDS encoding hydroxyacid dehydrogenase, whose amino-acid sequence MLKINFYEVDKDDKRFIKKSLKGKFTLSFFAEPLTESNIYTAKDADVVSVFIYSVLDKKNISALPKLKLIVTRSTGFNHIDLKTASSRSIPVCNVPYYGENTVAEHTFGLILALSRNIHKAYVRTSRNNFSIEGLEGWDIKGKTLGVVGAGSIGSHVIKIAKGFGMNVVAYDLHKNHFMEEVLGFKYASLDELLKDSDIITLHCPYNKATHHLINMKNIELVKRGALFINTARASIIEPAALHYALETGIFGGAGLDVFEGEDLVKEENQMLTRNVSVEHLRAVLEKNILLNRENVIITPHIAFDSVEAVERILETTVNNIESFVARNPTNVVNPD is encoded by the coding sequence ATGTTGAAGATCAATTTCTATGAAGTAGACAAAGACGACAAGCGGTTCATCAAGAAGTCCTTGAAGGGGAAGTTTACTCTCTCTTTCTTTGCCGAACCGCTTACAGAATCGAACATCTACACCGCAAAGGATGCAGATGTCGTGTCCGTCTTCATATATTCGGTCCTGGACAAGAAAAACATTTCTGCACTGCCGAAGCTGAAACTCATTGTCACGAGGAGCACCGGCTTCAACCACATAGATTTGAAAACCGCTTCGAGCAGAAGCATCCCCGTTTGTAATGTCCCTTATTATGGCGAGAACACGGTTGCCGAGCATACTTTCGGATTGATACTCGCACTCTCCCGCAACATCCACAAAGCCTATGTCCGGACAAGCAGGAATAACTTTTCCATCGAAGGACTCGAGGGGTGGGACATCAAAGGCAAGACTCTCGGGGTCGTCGGGGCAGGAAGCATCGGCTCTCACGTTATAAAAATCGCAAAAGGATTCGGGATGAATGTCGTAGCCTACGACCTTCACAAAAACCATTTCATGGAAGAGGTCCTCGGTTTCAAATACGCTTCGCTTGACGAACTCCTAAAAGATTCCGATATCATCACTCTTCACTGTCCTTACAATAAGGCGACACATCATCTCATAAACATGAAGAACATTGAACTTGTAAAGCGAGGAGCGTTGTTTATAAATACGGCCCGCGCAAGTATCATCGAGCCGGCTGCACTTCACTATGCTTTGGAGACCGGGATCTTCGGCGGCGCCGGATTGGACGTTTTTGAAGGCGAAGATTTGGTCAAGGAGGAAAACCAGATGCTGACGAGGAACGTCTCGGTGGAACACCTTCGAGCAGTGCTCGAAAAAAATATTCTCCTAAATCGTGAGAACGTGATAATAACTCCTCACATAGCGTTCGACAGTGTCGAAGCGGTGGAGAGGATCCTCGAAACAACGGTGAACAACATTGAATCGTTTGTCGCGAGGAATCCGACGAATGTAGTGAATCCGGACTAA
- a CDS encoding ABC transporter ATP-binding protein, translating into MAVEIHEEEILGKAYDARLMRRLLHYLKPYWWQVAVAIVITIVYSWMGPVRPYLTQIAIDKYIRRGDGAGLFKIIELLFAVTMAQALLRYGSAYLTQWIGQKTIFDIRMEIYKHLHNLGIKYFDRNPVGRLVTRVTNDVEALNDLFSSGIVMAFGDVFTIIWILIYMFGLSASLAVVTLLVLPILAYITMLFRKKVRAAYRQVRLHIARMNAFLQEHISGVIVDQIHNRERRALHSFEEVSGKLKDANVKSVFYYALFYPGVEATQAIAVGLIIWYGGTHLVPESVLQSNGLTIGVLIAFLQFTEQFFMPIRDLSEKYNILQTAMASSERIFKVIDDKTIVPEPDVPLPLENVEGKIEFKNVTFAYDDQNYVLKNVSFTANPGETIAIVGATGAGKTSIVNLLMRFYDVNNGGVFIDGVNVKDISTAELRKNIAIVMQDVFLFSGSVRDNISLGNNKIGFEKIEKASALVGADDFIKRLPKKYDDDVKERGAALSVGQKQLISFARALAYDPRILILDEATANIDTETEQLIQEATENLLRGRTSIVIAHRLSTIQHSSKIIVLHKGEIREQGTHQELIALGGIYYRLYQLQYKEQERLGQSRVPPESLKRLAPSRVMK; encoded by the coding sequence ATGGCGGTAGAGATACACGAAGAGGAAATACTAGGGAAAGCATACGATGCAAGGTTGATGCGGAGACTCCTGCATTACCTGAAGCCCTACTGGTGGCAGGTGGCGGTGGCGATAGTAATCACGATCGTTTATTCGTGGATGGGGCCGGTGCGCCCTTATCTGACACAGATCGCCATCGACAAGTATATTCGCCGCGGAGATGGTGCCGGCCTTTTCAAGATTATCGAATTGTTGTTTGCGGTGACCATGGCGCAAGCGTTGCTGCGATATGGCTCAGCGTATCTGACCCAGTGGATTGGACAGAAAACGATATTTGACATACGCATGGAGATATACAAACACCTCCATAACCTCGGGATCAAGTACTTCGACAGAAATCCCGTCGGAAGATTAGTGACGAGAGTGACCAACGACGTCGAAGCCCTGAACGATCTGTTCTCTTCCGGCATAGTGATGGCGTTCGGGGACGTCTTTACGATTATCTGGATTCTCATTTACATGTTCGGGCTCAGCGCCTCGCTTGCTGTGGTGACGCTGCTGGTTCTGCCGATCCTTGCATACATCACGATGCTTTTCAGGAAGAAAGTGCGTGCGGCGTACCGCCAGGTCCGTCTGCACATCGCAAGGATGAACGCGTTTCTTCAGGAGCACATATCAGGGGTCATCGTAGATCAGATTCATAACCGGGAGAGAAGGGCCCTCCACAGCTTTGAAGAAGTCAGCGGGAAGCTGAAAGATGCGAACGTAAAATCCGTCTTCTACTACGCGCTCTTTTATCCCGGCGTGGAGGCAACCCAGGCCATCGCCGTCGGCCTCATCATCTGGTATGGTGGAACACATTTGGTTCCCGAATCCGTTCTTCAATCCAACGGCCTCACCATCGGTGTTTTAATTGCATTTCTTCAATTCACCGAACAGTTCTTCATGCCGATAAGAGATCTCTCGGAAAAGTACAACATTCTTCAAACCGCCATGGCGTCATCGGAAAGAATTTTCAAAGTCATCGATGACAAAACAATCGTACCCGAACCTGACGTGCCGTTGCCGTTGGAAAATGTGGAAGGCAAAATTGAATTTAAGAACGTCACCTTTGCTTACGATGATCAGAATTACGTTTTGAAGAATGTATCCTTCACAGCAAACCCCGGTGAAACGATTGCGATCGTCGGTGCCACGGGTGCGGGGAAGACTTCTATAGTGAATCTTCTGATGAGATTTTATGACGTGAATAATGGCGGCGTTTTTATCGATGGAGTTAACGTCAAAGATATTTCGACGGCAGAGCTTCGAAAGAACATTGCCATCGTAATGCAGGATGTCTTTCTATTTTCAGGCAGCGTGCGCGACAACATCTCCCTCGGTAATAATAAGATCGGATTTGAGAAAATTGAAAAAGCGTCGGCGCTGGTCGGGGCGGACGACTTCATAAAACGGCTTCCAAAGAAATACGACGACGATGTGAAAGAACGCGGTGCCGCACTTTCCGTCGGGCAGAAGCAGCTCATTTCATTTGCACGAGCTTTGGCTTATGATCCGAGGATTTTGATCCTTGATGAGGCGACTGCGAATATCGACACGGAAACCGAGCAGCTGATTCAGGAGGCTACGGAAAACCTGTTGAGGGGAAGAACAAGCATAGTTATCGCTCACAGGCTCTCCACAATTCAACATTCGTCGAAGATCATTGTCCTTCACAAAGGTGAGATCAGAGAGCAGGGTACACATCAGGAATTAATTGCACTCGGCGGAATCTATTACCGCCTGTACCAGCTTCAGTACAAAGAGCAGGAACGTCTTGGCCAGTCCCGTGTCCCGCCGGAGTCCCTTAAGCGCCTTGCGCCATCACGAGTCATGAAATAG
- the fbp gene encoding class 1 fructose-bisphosphatase, whose protein sequence is MSSVERYRRAPERNPLMTLGRHIDEGERKHPEATGDFSGLLSDLAIAVKLIWREVSKAGLIDILGTTNKHNASGDEVKKLDEFADETIYKAMNHGGHLCAMASEESDSLLNIPADYPIGKYVLIYDPLDGSSNIDADVSIGSIFGIYRRVTSSGPGTLADCLQPGYKQVAAAYTIYGSSTIFVYCTGNGVHGFTLDPSVGEFLLSHENMRIPTRSKTYSINEGNYLRWDNGVRTYVDYLKENDPPSQRPYSSRYVGSLVADFHRNMLYGGIFMYPKDTVHPEGKLRLLYECSPLAFIAEHAGGRASDGCRRILDIVPASLHQRTPFFVGSENDVKEVEEFLSKSV, encoded by the coding sequence ATGTCTTCGGTAGAACGTTACAGGCGCGCCCCAGAGAGGAATCCTCTCATGACCCTCGGACGCCATATCGATGAAGGGGAACGAAAACATCCGGAAGCAACCGGAGATTTCAGCGGATTGCTGAGCGACCTTGCGATCGCCGTCAAACTCATCTGGCGTGAAGTCAGTAAAGCCGGTTTGATAGATATTCTCGGCACAACCAATAAACATAATGCGAGCGGCGACGAAGTAAAAAAGCTTGACGAATTTGCCGACGAGACAATTTACAAAGCCATGAACCATGGCGGTCACCTCTGTGCCATGGCTTCAGAGGAGAGCGACAGTCTCCTGAATATTCCCGCCGATTATCCGATTGGCAAGTATGTGTTAATCTATGATCCGCTCGACGGCTCATCGAACATCGACGCAGATGTGTCGATCGGGAGCATCTTCGGAATTTACCGCCGTGTCACTTCATCCGGTCCCGGTACTCTTGCAGATTGCCTGCAGCCGGGTTATAAACAGGTGGCCGCAGCGTACACTATTTACGGGTCGAGCACAATTTTCGTTTATTGTACCGGCAACGGGGTCCACGGATTCACGCTGGATCCATCCGTCGGAGAATTTTTGCTTTCACACGAGAATATGCGAATCCCAACGCGGAGTAAGACTTACAGCATAAACGAAGGCAACTACTTAAGGTGGGATAATGGCGTGAGAACGTATGTCGACTATTTGAAAGAAAATGATCCGCCTTCGCAAAGGCCGTACAGCTCCCGCTATGTCGGTTCACTCGTCGCAGACTTCCATCGGAACATGTTATACGGTGGAATATTTATGTATCCAAAAGACACGGTGCACCCCGAAGGTAAACTCAGGCTCTTATACGAATGTTCGCCGTTGGCATTCATCGCAGAGCACGCAGGCGGAAGGGCAAGCGACGGATGCAGAAGGATTCTCGACATCGTTCCAGCATCGCTGCATCAAAGGACACCTTTCTTTGTCGGATCGGAGAACGATGTGAAGGAAGTTGAAGAGTTTTTGTCAAAATCAGTTTAG
- a CDS encoding YCF48-related protein encodes MKRVIYLFTIMTLMVPISSAQWNWTWRNPTPTGSWINNVWRFSANELMAVTDEALMHTTNGGATWTLSPGGGYEIFFADANHGWICSGDSVGYTTDHGTTWVWVNTGWVTSPDYLTAMCFVSTTTGWVCGTSGIILKTTDGGITWQSENSTTGESLWGICFTSALVGCAVGTNGVILKTSTGGSGWSSKVSHTTENLFYVCTAGSSVFAFGNNGTALKSTDNGGTWSSSNSGLSGWINSACALDANNIWAAGTGNAVYKTTDGGATWNSKNPYIGGNIDNGLTITGDFCCASFSSATSGIVCGGNGVMYKTTDDGATWTSLSNSFTTKDTKCITFSDAQHGFLCVSLPYGDNTSNALYRTTDGGTSWTAVSSSNSITFIQMFPDGSGIRYAGSTTGWQTTTDNGSSWTTKGGSNPALILVGFEFLSATTGFAFDEGTNLYKTTNSGVNWTTLTHPYVDIVGGYSLPNANTIWIAEWSDGVNVILSTDGGTTWTNPGGGSIIGNRTAVFAFDTKKAWVGNSLGDLFKTTDGGASFTEVSGVFNGVQVNAIEFLSSDTGIVITANGVFSMTFDGGASWHPNVIGSSDWTAIGVASHKSIFLAGKGGQLLQGINGPVVSVKDLAGEKPRNFSLAQNYPNPFNPTTNISFTLPVRSFVSLKVFDILGREVATLLHGELAAGSHVEQWNAAGMPSGVYFYRLQAGSFTDTKKVILLK; translated from the coding sequence ATGAAAAGAGTCATTTACCTGTTCACGATAATGACACTTATGGTTCCCATTTCCTCAGCTCAATGGAACTGGACCTGGCGTAATCCTACGCCCACGGGGTCCTGGATTAACAACGTCTGGCGATTCTCTGCTAACGAACTCATGGCGGTCACCGACGAAGCGTTAATGCACACGACTAACGGCGGTGCCACATGGACTCTGTCTCCCGGAGGGGGTTACGAAATCTTCTTCGCTGATGCTAATCACGGATGGATCTGCTCTGGAGATAGCGTCGGATACACCACAGATCATGGTACAACATGGGTGTGGGTCAACACAGGCTGGGTGACCTCTCCCGATTACCTTACCGCGATGTGCTTCGTGAGCACAACTACAGGCTGGGTTTGCGGTACGTCCGGGATCATTCTGAAAACCACCGACGGCGGAATTACATGGCAGTCGGAAAACAGCACGACCGGCGAGAGTTTGTGGGGTATATGTTTTACCAGCGCGTTGGTAGGATGCGCCGTGGGCACTAACGGGGTCATTCTCAAGACATCTACTGGCGGGTCAGGTTGGAGCTCAAAAGTCTCGCATACGACAGAAAATCTGTTCTACGTTTGCACCGCCGGTTCGTCGGTTTTCGCCTTCGGAAATAACGGAACAGCCCTCAAGAGCACCGACAACGGTGGAACCTGGTCATCCTCTAACAGCGGCCTCTCAGGATGGATAAATTCTGCTTGTGCATTGGACGCGAATAACATCTGGGCGGCTGGGACAGGTAATGCCGTTTATAAGACGACCGACGGCGGGGCAACATGGAACAGCAAGAATCCATATATTGGCGGGAACATTGACAATGGCCTAACGATAACCGGAGACTTCTGCTGCGCCAGTTTTTCGTCAGCAACCTCAGGAATTGTGTGCGGCGGGAATGGAGTCATGTACAAGACGACTGACGACGGTGCCACCTGGACATCGCTGTCTAATTCGTTCACAACCAAAGATACAAAGTGCATTACTTTTTCAGATGCGCAGCACGGATTTCTCTGCGTGAGTCTTCCCTACGGTGATAATACTTCCAACGCCCTCTACCGCACGACGGACGGCGGAACTTCCTGGACGGCGGTGTCAAGCAGCAATTCCATCACCTTCATTCAGATGTTCCCGGATGGATCGGGAATACGATATGCAGGTAGCACCACAGGTTGGCAGACTACAACCGATAATGGTTCCTCTTGGACAACTAAAGGCGGGAGCAATCCGGCGCTCATATTGGTAGGCTTTGAATTCCTAAGCGCCACGACGGGATTCGCATTCGATGAGGGAACTAACCTATACAAGACAACGAATTCGGGAGTCAACTGGACCACATTAACCCACCCCTATGTGGACATAGTTGGTGGTTACTCTCTCCCGAATGCAAACACAATCTGGATTGCGGAATGGTCCGACGGCGTCAACGTAATTCTCAGCACCGATGGAGGCACTACCTGGACGAATCCCGGAGGCGGTTCAATTATCGGCAACCGAACGGCAGTGTTCGCATTCGATACTAAGAAGGCGTGGGTCGGAAATTCGCTCGGCGATCTCTTTAAAACCACTGACGGCGGCGCTTCATTTACTGAAGTGTCCGGGGTTTTTAATGGTGTTCAAGTCAATGCGATTGAATTTCTTAGTTCCGACACCGGCATCGTAATCACGGCAAACGGTGTTTTTAGTATGACATTTGACGGCGGCGCATCATGGCACCCGAATGTCATCGGAAGCTCGGATTGGACTGCGATCGGTGTCGCTTCACACAAGAGCATATTCCTTGCCGGCAAAGGCGGACAACTTTTGCAGGGAATCAACGGACCGGTCGTCTCAGTGAAAGATCTTGCCGGAGAAAAACCGAGAAACTTCTCGCTTGCGCAGAATTATCCGAACCCGTTCAACCCGACAACGAATATTTCGTTCACGCTCCCCGTGAGATCATTCGTATCGTTGAAAGTGTTTGACATCTTGGGCAGGGAAGTCGCGACCTTGTTGCATGGCGAGCTCGCTGCAGGAAGCCATGTGGAACAGTGGAATGCAGCTGGCATGCCAAGCGGGGTCTACTTCTATCGATTGCAAGCAGGATCGTTTACGGATACGAAGAAGGTTATCCTGCTCAAGTGA
- a CDS encoding LptF/LptG family permease, with product MKKIDIYIIRQFIGVILFATLAFAVIFVLVDLMDHLEDFLDNGMGILLVARYYLVFTPEILKLITPVAVLLACLFVTGRMSNGNEIIVIKSSGIDIYRIMMPFLIVSTVICVMMVYFNEWIVPKANHEKFRLEKVYLQQHNEGWWKYNIFMLDSRNRIVTIGYFDDVTNTASKVSVQEFSDTNQTYLTQRFDAQTMVYDTASNVWILRNVIERDFEGPKESFKTYPTLPLKRISFKPIDLQQKALNPNDMDYTQLKRFIQLQENSGNDVNRYKVDYYSKVSFPFAAIVVIFFGVPLSARKKRSGLALEFGISILISFVYILLIKISQVLGYDGIVSPLLTAWLANIVFFAAGLYNTAKVER from the coding sequence GTGAAAAAGATAGATATCTACATAATCAGACAGTTCATCGGCGTTATCCTGTTTGCGACGCTCGCCTTCGCGGTGATTTTTGTCCTGGTCGATTTGATGGACCACCTGGAGGATTTCCTTGACAATGGCATGGGTATACTTCTGGTTGCGAGGTATTACCTCGTCTTTACGCCTGAGATCCTGAAGCTGATTACGCCGGTGGCTGTACTGTTAGCATGTTTGTTCGTTACCGGAAGGATGTCGAATGGGAATGAGATTATCGTCATAAAAAGTTCAGGTATTGATATTTACAGAATTATGATGCCTTTCTTGATTGTGTCGACAGTAATATGCGTAATGATGGTTTACTTCAATGAGTGGATAGTACCTAAAGCAAACCACGAGAAGTTCAGGCTTGAGAAGGTATATCTTCAACAACACAATGAAGGCTGGTGGAAATACAATATTTTCATGCTGGACAGCCGCAACAGAATTGTGACGATCGGTTATTTTGATGACGTTACGAACACGGCTTCAAAAGTCTCCGTCCAGGAGTTTTCGGACACCAACCAGACATATCTGACTCAGCGCTTCGATGCCCAGACGATGGTTTATGATACCGCATCGAATGTTTGGATTCTTAGAAATGTCATCGAGCGTGATTTTGAGGGACCGAAAGAGAGTTTCAAGACTTACCCCACTCTTCCTCTGAAAAGAATTTCGTTCAAGCCCATCGATCTCCAGCAAAAGGCGCTTAATCCGAACGATATGGATTACACTCAGCTCAAGCGTTTCATACAGCTTCAGGAAAACAGCGGTAATGACGTCAATCGCTACAAAGTCGATTACTATTCGAAGGTTTCATTTCCGTTCGCGGCGATCGTCGTAATTTTTTTTGGTGTACCACTGTCCGCGCGAAAGAAGCGAAGCGGACTTGCGCTCGAATTCGGAATAAGCATACTTATTTCTTTTGTCTATATTCTTTTGATAAAGATAAGTCAGGTGCTCGGATATGACGGGATAGTCAGCCCTCTGCTGACGGCGTGGCTCGCGAATATTGTTTTCTTTGCTGCGGGACTTTACAATACTGCAAAGGTGGAGAGGTAA